In the Periophthalmus magnuspinnatus isolate fPerMag1 chromosome 4, fPerMag1.2.pri, whole genome shotgun sequence genome, one interval contains:
- the atp1b1a gene encoding sodium/potassium-transporting ATPase subunit beta-1a, giving the protein MSPTKENDGGWKKFVWNSEKKEFLGRTGGSWAKITLFYIIFYGCLAGIFIGTIQAMLLTLSNYKPTYQDRVAPPGLSHTPRSDKSEIAFNMNDKSTFEKYIKSMSDLLAKYEEDLQTEDKNFENCGVEPQPYKERGTVESDNGQRKACRFLRSWLGPCSGQDPNYGFQDGKPCLIVKLNRIVNFRPRAPSNDSIPETVASNLKPNMIPIFCKNKRDEDKDKVNEIKYHGMGAGFALQYYPYYGKLLHPQYLQPLVAVQFTNLTLGEELRIECRVFGANIDYSEKDRYQGRFDVKITINS; this is encoded by the exons ATGTCGCCAACTAAAGAAAATGACGGCGGATGGAAGAAATTTGTATGGAATTCAGAAAAGAAGGAGTTCTTAGGACGTACCGGTGGCAGTTggg CTAAAATCACCTTGTTCTACATCATTTTCTATGGATGCTTGGCTGGGATCTTCATCGGGACCATTCAGGCGATGCTGCTTACGTTAAGCAACTACAAACCAACCTATCAAGACAGAGTCGCACCTCCAG GTCTATCACACACACCACGGTCTGACAAATCAGAAATAGCTTTCAATATGAACGATAAATCTACATTCGAGAAATACATCAAGAGTATGTCAGACCTGCTTGCAAAGTATGAAGAAGATTTGCAGACGGAGGACAAAAACTTTGAGAACTGTGGAG TGGAGCCTCAGCCATACAAAGAGCGTGGTACTGTGGAAAGTGACAACGGCCAGAGGAAAGCCTGTCGCTTCTTACGGTCGTGGCTGGGCCCCTGCTCTGGCCAGGACCCTAACTACGGCTTCCAAGACGGAAAACCCTGCCTCATCGTCAAACTCAACAGGATTGTCAACTTCAGACCCCGG gctcCTTCTAATGATTCCATCCCTGAAACTGTGGCATCAAATTTGAAACCCAACATGATTCCCATTTTCTGCAAGAACAAG AGGGATGAGGACAAAGACAAGGTCAACGAGATTAAATACCATGGTATGGGTGCCGGCTTCGCCCTGCAGTACTACCCCTACTACGGCAAGCTGTTGCACCCTCAGTACCTGCAGCCCCTGGTGGCCGTGCAGTTCACTAACCTGACACTAGGGGAAGAGCTGCGCATTGAGTGCAGAGTGTTCGGCGCAAACATCGACTATAGCGAAAAGGACCGCTACCAGGGACGCTTCGACGTCAAGATCACCATCAACTCGTGA